DNA sequence from the Punica granatum isolate Tunisia-2019 unplaced genomic scaffold, ASM765513v2 Contig00059, whole genome shotgun sequence genome:
ACCCCAAGTAGCCCACTGACCCCATACAGAGATCAGTTGACTtgccttcttcatcttcttttctttttcttttcttcttctagtttttcctttctttcaacTTGTAGTGTGAATCTTCTTCCTTGAAGTGTACATCCTTGCTCAAGGTTGCTCCTCTAGGGTTGAGAGGGCTACTatactctctctttcttctttgtGTTAATGGcagttttctatttttcttttcttttcttttcttttttaaaattttgggtTAGTCAAGGACCCAATCCAAATAATTCAACCTACTAGCGGTTGGGTTTCCTAGCTAACTTTCATCCTTATGGGTAGGTATTTCTTCAACCCGAACCAACCCAAAACCTTAGTGCACTGGCCCAAATTTGGAAAACCCAAACCAACCCAAACCACTTTCACCCTAGTTAAAGACCATATTGGTTGAAAAAGGGTAAGGATGAAAGtgacaaaaatattaaacattGAGGTGGGATGACTAAATGAGtctttttctccatttcttTCGGTAGTGTCTTTTACCcttgttatattatacatgaCAATATAGTTTGGACCGTATTATGCAATTAAAAAGAGAATAAAGAAATATGGTGGGTTCGTCTGCATCGAATGAGGGTTGGCTGAAGTTAAACACCAATGGTATGACTACGGGCAATCTGAGACCGGCCAGTGCCAGGGGTATCGTACGGGGCCACAAATGGCGTCTGGCTGAGAGGGTTTGCTCACAAtatgatgtgcttcagattgcagcccAACATGTATACGAATTTTCGAGACCAGATATGCATTCTAGAAGATTCGGGAACAAAAATTTGGcttaattagattttaagtttcctatattactataatatagtttctcttaattagatattatttcatatattagcttgagcCAGTAATCTTaggtttcctatttcagatagtttccttattctattttaggaaagaaaTCTATAGGAGAATATATGTCAGTTTCTtattctagagtcaagggAGGTGTTtgtcttttatatatatatatatatatatatatgctaggaGGAGATCTCAAaaacgaatttgatgaatattttaaatgaaattgTCTGGAGCAtttcctctatttttcttATGTAAATAAGTCatttgtttagtggcgaaaatcccgattcttatcgttcatcaTTGAGCGTGGTTAATCAAACctgacttttcttactcgtggcgagtcatcttatcgggTGAGTTTTATtagttctaccctccacccttctttcttaccccgttctggttcgtgagcccaTCACAATATAGGCATTGCTATATCCGTCGCACCCGAACTTTAGGCAGTGAAGATCAGCCTCGAGTTGGTGTGGGAGTTGGGTGCAAGGAAGGTTATTGTTCAGGTTGATTCCAAGGTGGTTGTCTCATTGCTACGGTCTAACAGAGAACATGTCGGGGCTAATGATGCAATCACCAGAGACATCCGAGCTTTATTATTTTGCTATTGGATTGTAATGGTGGAGCATGTATATCgagaaagtaataaatgtGCATATTGGTGGGTCAATATGCACTCTTGCTACCGGTTGATGCTCATAGATTTAGCCACTGCCCACATGGGCTCGATTTTATTCTATTTGGTGATATCGTATGAGCCATCATACCTCCCTCATGTAATCATTAATTTCTATTAATGCATTAGGGCGCAGTACcgtattttcaaaaaaaataattaaaaaaaaacagagagaagaAAGACAAGGCCGAAATCATTTTCGCTTTCCGGAGTTGTtaaggggggagagagagagagacagactGAAGCATTACGAAAGTCAAAATACAAAAGTTCCAATTTCCAGCCGGAGAAGGTGACTGCCGTTGTCCGGTTCTCTATCTCTGTCCGTCTCCCCACTACCTCTCTCACtccctgttcttcttccttccctcCCTCCATAATTCGGTCAtcagcttctctctctctccctgtcCGTGTTCTGTCGCTTCGTGATCTCCGCTTGAGCTCACACTCCAATGGACGCACTCTCGCACTCAGGTGCGATCATGAAAGTCAAGCTACTCCATGATCCCAACAACAAGCGGAGCCGCGGCCCCCGACCCACTACGAGAATTCCCATCAGACCCCGCCGCAGAATACCCCCGGCAAAGTTCGCCGTCAAGTCCGATGCCCAGAAGCAAGATCATCGTTATTATCATCACCAAGAGATCGACTTCAGCGACCCCAATTGGAAGCCCAAGTTCCAGAGGGACTTCGAGAACCGCTTCAGACTCCCCCACCTGACGGACATATTCCCTGATGCCCCCACCATCCCCTCCACCTTCTGCCTTAAAATGAGGTCCCTTTCCCTCGACTTCTTTTCTCTACTGAGAATTTCAGTTTGTCGGGTTTGTTTTCTCTTGGGGTCAGGTTCGTTTGCTCTATCAGGAGAATTGGTGTAtaatttcttcctcttttttggTAAAAGCAGGACTCCGGTAACGGGGGATTTTGCAGATTGGTACCCCTCCGATGAGAAGTGGCACGGCTACATCAATAATAGCGACCGGGTCCTTCTCAAGGTGACTCACTTCACTTCTCTTGTTTGTTGTCATTATGACTGTTACTGTTGCTGCTGCCGCTGCTATCATcgaaatcatcatcatcgtcatcgGTCTCTGACAGAAAATATCGTCCGCCATTTATTATCTGAAATAAGTTGAATGAGTCATCTTGTGGCTCGACGTCTCGAGTCTGGTAAGGTCGTGCATTTTATGATTCTCACAGTTATTTTCTCGGGAGAGCTACGGCACCCAGTCACCCTGAACATGCCAAAATTTCATGTATTCTTTGTTCGACATCTGTCCTGAAATTACCAACACCCAGCATGCCTAGAACGTGAACTTACACTATGGAAAACGTACCTTTTGCGCTACTTTGTGTGATAATCTTCGCAGTCCGAGGGAGGGGGGaatagaagaagaataagataaTCTATTGACCAATGAATTTCTCTGATGCATTCATAGATGTCTCAAACTATGCTATGTTACCCCCTTACAAATGAGCACCCTCGAACCCATATTTACTTCCAGTGATTTTCGGGGGAGCTCTTTTCTTGCCCGTTCTGTATACCCGACTGCACTAGGCGAATGCCGAGCTTCTGATATCTGTCTGATGGTTACTCTCAAATTCATAATTTGTATGTGAACAGGTTATTCACTactcatcacctacatcagcTGGTGCCGAGTGCATTGATCCCGACTGCACTTGGGTTGAACAATGGTAATGATTCCCCTTCAGCATTCCTGGGATCATGTGAATGGTTATAGCATATTACTGTACTTTGtagtattattatttcttgaaTTGGAAGCAGTATAATTTTCTATTACCTAGATATTCTCTGGTCTACTTATAGCCTTTACttagaattgaattttgaatcTGGATATGCATATAATGACATTGGGAACTGCTATATTTGAgagatctttttcttttagatcTGATGAAGTGATCAAATACATCTTTAAAAGTGTTTTGTCTTAAGATTGTGCCAACTACCTCGTAAAGTAAGCCTATGTAACTGATTAGTTTATGAAGTACAGAAAGTAATAACTCTGGACAGTGGAAATGGATGGCCACAAGTTCAATCTGGAGTATAAATTGTTATAATATAGCTTAAAGAGATGCCTGCCTTTAGCCCCAATTTAGTCCATTGCAGTTTGAAAGTCCTTTCTTTTGCCACTGTCTTATTCCGACACACCAATGAGCATAAAGGAAGCAGATAATGGAATCCAATTCttgtgaaaattttcttttgtgcaCTACTTGTTCTCCTTTCTTGCAGGGTGTATAAACACTCTGCTTAGTGCACTCTGATGTCCTTTCCCTTGTTATGAGTCTTCTTAGGGTTAAAAATATGATCAGATCAATTGTCTTTTAGATCAATTTGTTATGGAATGGACGCTGCCATGTAGTAATCTCTCTATGCAGTTGTAAGAAGTGTAGTTTGTAACTAAATGGTTACTGCCACATAGTTTTTACATCATTCCATTATCCCCTGGTGATGTTTGTTGTGAAACTTTCAAAATGAAGGGTTCACCGAGCTGGGCCTCGTGAGGAAATTTATTTCAAGCCAGAAGAAGTTAAGGCAGCAATTGTTACTTGTGGAGGACTGTGCCCTGGTCTCAATGATGTCATCAGACAGGTTCTCACATAGGCAAAACTTCTTTTATTTGATGTTTTCTGAAGTCCTTTTGTAGGTTTCCTGATTTCCTGATATTTGTATTTGTGGAAATAATTGGTTGGTTAGTAGAATCTCTTATTCCTTGGGATCtggtttcttttatttatgacACATAAGTACATGATATATTGTTTAAAATGTTCATACAAGGCATTTTTCATTTAAGATATCTGAGTCCACAGAAGTTATTGCTATAGGCAggttttaaaattcaattctaaaataacaaaatgctTTAGTGAATAGAGGTTCTAATTTTTCCTCCCTCCTTGTTATCATTAGTAACCACAATTCAGTATAGGTTTAACATCTCGTTTACCGGATGCTCATTATCAAAATATCCTTCCTGTCTTGAGGGTAAAGTAGAGCTGAGCTTTCTGCATATGCCCCAACTGCATTTTGACTTCCTTTGACCATTATCTTGTGCAGGTTGTTATCACCCTGGAAATTTATGGGGTCAAAAAGATTGTTGGGATACCTTTTGGTTATCGTGGTTTCAGCGACAATGAATTAACTGAAATGCCAGTGAGTGCTTTCCTTACCTTATTAATTTGGGTTTTAGTAGACCATAAgtttattatttgtttaagaaaatattttgactAATCTGCTTAGGTATCTTTCATGATCAGCTATCACGCAAAGTTGTTCAGAATGTCCATCTTTCTGGTGGAAGCTTATTAGGGGTATCACGTGGAGGACCTGGGATAAGTGAAATCGTGGACAGTATGGAGGTTGTTGAGCATCCTGCTTTAagatattccattcctttggAGGTCTTGAGTGGCTTGTTAAGTATCTTGATGTGTGTGCATTTGAAAATTGGCCTCAGGAAAGAGGAATAAACATGCTTTTTGTGTTGGGTGGAAATGGTACACATGCTGGAGCCAATGCGATACACAATGAGGTGTGGTTACTTCTCTGGCATTTGCTTCTGAAAAAATGGATTGCTGAACATTTTCTGTACAGTATGGCATGAAAATCTATGAAGAAATCatataaattatcaattttaggTTATCCAGTTACTAAGAGGGAGATTTTGGATTCCTCACTTTGAAATTGTCTATTTTTAACAGTTTGTATAGATATTACAAGTAGATCTTAAGCTTGTGGAACCTTTTTTTGGTTATGAAATTTGAGTGAAATCTTGGAGGATTTTAGTGAACTGCTTTCCTCGATAAACTTTTGACAGTTTGGACATGTGCAACTTATTTATTGTCATTTATTATACAAGGTATTTTTAAGTTTGCAATGGGTTGATGCTCACTTCACCTATATCACGCAATCAGTACTCCATTCAATAATTTAGAAACCTTACACCAATTGATTCCAAGTTAATCAACAAGGTTATTCTTTTTCCTCCTTTCTATTTTTACATCCAGTATGGTGAAAGTGCTTTTTCTCATTGCCTGAATATTTTAGGTGTAGCTTAAAGTGTGTTATATTTTGATGACCTGTAGATGTTTTTAGGTCTTCAATTTCCACCTTCAATCCATTCATTTCCCATGCTCTTCTCtgttatgtatttttttcagTGCCGCAAAAGACGATTAAAGGTGGCTGTTGTGGGTGTGCCAAAAACTATAGACAATGACATATTGTTGATGGACAAAACTTTTGGATTCGATACTGCAGTTGAAGAAGCGCAACGGGCCATAAATTCTGCATACATTGAAGTATATACTTATCCATTACCTCCCTCTTGTTTCCGTAGATCTTCTTTCCTCACTGTTACATTCTGGAATTCCATGAAATGAACTGGTGAGTGTATACTAAAAGAGAATATGCAAATACACAGTCAATAGGCTCCAGATCAATATGTACCATAAATAGTGGTTCCTGGTCATCTTTTATCTTGTAAGCAAGAAGATCACAATCTCCTATAAATTTTTGAGTGATCGTTTCCATCATTTTGTGAATGTGTCCAATGCAGCCAAATGTATCCAATACGTTAAATCAGCCTGTTCTAATTGCTTTACAACGAGTTACCTTGCTTGTAATGTGTAAAATAGCCATAATCTTTTTTCCCTGATTGTTGTGACAGGCTCACAGTGCTTACCATGGCATAGGAATTGTTAAACTGATGGGTCGGAGCAGTGGGTTTATAGCCATGCATGCTTCCCTTGCTAGTGGACAGATCGATATCTGTCTGATTCCAGAGGTATATGgagatatttttatttgagattTGTCCAATAAacatgtaatattttttaacaaaacATTTGCCTGGGCAGGTACCTTTTCATTTACATGGTCCTCATGGCGTGTTGAGACACCTTAAGTACCTGATTGAGACAAAAGGGTCAGCTGTTGTTTGCGTAGCAGAGGGGGCTGGGCAGGTGAGAGCCCCCATCCAAAGTGCACTTACTAGAAATATGCCCGGCTTATTTCTTGTTTGATGAATTTCAGTCTGCCTCTCCTCATAACTTGttatctttcatttttcacATAAAGGTTTTATGTCTGTTCAAAATTGGTATCTCATAGTTTGGCAAGTCTTTATTTGCCCCTTTAGATGATCAGGCTCAATGTGGCTCGAATTACTAGATGGAGATGGGCCTAGTTTATA
Encoded proteins:
- the LOC116189992 gene encoding ATP-dependent 6-phosphofructokinase 5, chloroplastic-like isoform X2 yields the protein MDALSHSGAIMKVKLLHDPNNKRSRGPRPTTRIPIRPRRRIPPAKFAVKSDAQKQDHRYYHHQEIDFSDPNWKPKFQRDFENRFRLPHLTDIFPDAPTIPSTFCLKMRTPVTGDFADWYPSDEKWHGYINNSDRVLLKVIHYSSPTSAGAECIDPDCTWVEQWVHRAGPREEIYFKPEEVKAAIVTCGGLCPGLNDVIRQVVITLEIYGVKKIVGIPFGYRGFSDNELTEMPLSRKVVQNVHLSGGSLLGVSRGGPGISEIVDSMEERGINMLFVLGGNGTHAGANAIHNECRKRRLKVAVVGVPKTIDNDILLMDKTFGFDTAVEEAQRAINSAYIEAHSAYHGIGIVKLMGRSSGFIAMHASLASGQIDICLIPEVPFHLHGPHGVLRHLKYLIETKGSAVVCVAEGAGQNFVEQTNARDASGNTVLGDIGVHLQQETKKYFKEIGVPADVKYIDPTYMIRACRANASDGILCTVLGQNAILCGSTKH
- the LOC116189992 gene encoding ATP-dependent 6-phosphofructokinase 5, chloroplastic-like isoform X3 — its product is MDALSHSGAIMKVKLLHDPNNKRSRGPRPTTRIPIRPRRRIPPAKFAVKSDAQKQDHRYYHHQEIDFSDPNWKPKFQRDFENRFRLPHLTDIFPDAPTIPSTFCLKMRTPVTGDFADWYPSDEKWHGYINNSDRVLLKVIHYSSPTSAGAECIDPDCTWVEQWVHRAGPREEIYFKPEEVKAAIVTCGGLCPGLNDVIRQVVITLEIYGVKKIVGIPFGYRGFSDNELTEMPLSRKVVQNVHLSGGSLLGVSRGGPGISEIVDSMEERGINMLFVLGGNGTHAGANAIHNECRKRRLKVAVVGVPKTIDNDILLMDKTFGFDTAVEEAQRAINSAYIEAHSAYHGIGIVKLMGRSSGFIAMHASLASGQIDICLIPEVPFHLHGPHGVLRHLKYLIETKGSAVVCVAEGAGQNFVEQTNARDASGNTVLGDIGVHLQQEQS
- the LOC116189992 gene encoding ATP-dependent 6-phosphofructokinase 5, chloroplastic-like isoform X1, translated to MDALSHSGAIMKVKLLHDPNNKRSRGPRPTTRIPIRPRRRIPPAKFAVKSDAQKQDHRYYHHQEIDFSDPNWKPKFQRDFENRFRLPHLTDIFPDAPTIPSTFCLKMRTPVTGDFADWYPSDEKWHGYINNSDRVLLKVIHYSSPTSAGAECIDPDCTWVEQWVHRAGPREEIYFKPEEVKAAIVTCGGLCPGLNDVIRQVVITLEIYGVKKIVGIPFGYRGFSDNELTEMPLSRKVVQNVHLSGGSLLGVSRGGPGISEIVDSMEERGINMLFVLGGNGTHAGANAIHNECRKRRLKVAVVGVPKTIDNDILLMDKTFGFDTAVEEAQRAINSAYIEAHSAYHGIGIVKLMGRSSGFIAMHASLASGQIDICLIPEVPFHLHGPHGVLRHLKYLIETKGSAVVCVAEGAGQNFVEQTNARDASGNTVLGDIGVHLQQETKKYFKEIGVPADVKYIDPTYMIRACRANASDGILCTVLGQNAVHGAFAGYSGITVGICNTHYIYFPIPEVISYPRAVDPNSRMWHRCLTSTGQPDFV